In one window of Protaetiibacter larvae DNA:
- the hisI gene encoding phosphoribosyl-AMP cyclohydrolase: MSTEQIISRATFNADGLLPAIIQQHDSGEVLMLGYMDAEALRRTLTQGRVTFWSRSRQEYWRKGDTSGNRQYVKAAALDCDGDTLLVQVDQLGPACHTGARSCFDVDPLAAVVGDASEAGS, encoded by the coding sequence ATGAGCACCGAACAGATCATCAGCCGCGCGACGTTCAACGCCGACGGTCTGCTGCCCGCGATCATCCAGCAGCACGACAGCGGCGAGGTGCTCATGCTCGGCTACATGGATGCCGAGGCCCTGCGGCGCACCCTCACCCAGGGGCGGGTGACCTTCTGGTCGCGCAGCCGTCAGGAGTACTGGCGCAAGGGCGACACGAGCGGCAACCGCCAGTACGTGAAGGCCGCGGCACTCGACTGCGATGGCGACACCCTGCTCGTGCAGGTGGATCAGCTCGGCCCCGCCTGCCACACGGGCGCCCGCAGCTGCTTCGATGTCGACCCCCTCGCGGCGGTCGTCGGCGACGCCTCGGAGGCGGGCTCGTGA
- the hisF gene encoding imidazole glycerol phosphate synthase subunit HisF, which translates to MAVVVRVIPCLDVAAGRVVKGVNFQGLRDAGDPVELARRYFEQGADELTFLDVTATVEDRSTMYDTVTATAEQVFIPLTVGGGVRSTEDVARLLGHGADKVGVNSAAIARPALLGEIADRFGAQVCVLSLDVKRSPRTASGFVVTTHGGRTETDRDALEWAREAIERGAGELLVNSIDADGTQEGFDLELVAAMRALSSVPVIASGGAGAAAHFAPAVAAGADAVLAASVFHNGELTVGDVKSALAEAGIEVR; encoded by the coding sequence ATGGCCGTCGTCGTGCGGGTCATCCCGTGCCTCGACGTCGCCGCGGGCCGGGTGGTCAAGGGAGTGAACTTCCAGGGCCTCCGGGATGCCGGCGACCCGGTCGAGCTCGCGCGGCGCTATTTCGAGCAGGGCGCCGACGAGCTCACCTTCCTCGATGTGACCGCCACGGTCGAGGACCGCTCGACGATGTACGACACCGTCACCGCGACCGCCGAGCAGGTGTTCATCCCTCTGACGGTCGGCGGCGGGGTGCGCAGCACCGAGGATGTGGCGCGACTGCTCGGGCACGGGGCCGACAAGGTCGGGGTCAACTCGGCCGCGATCGCGCGCCCGGCGCTGCTCGGCGAGATCGCCGACCGCTTCGGTGCGCAGGTGTGCGTGCTGTCGCTCGACGTCAAGCGCTCCCCGCGCACCGCATCGGGTTTCGTGGTCACGACCCACGGCGGACGCACCGAGACGGATCGTGACGCCTTGGAGTGGGCACGGGAGGCCATCGAGCGCGGGGCGGGGGAGCTGCTCGTGAACTCGATCGACGCCGACGGCACCCAAGAGGGCTTCGACCTCGAGCTCGTCGCGGCCATGCGCGCCCTCTCGAGCGTGCCGGTCATCGCGAGCGGCGGCGCGGGTGCGGCGGCGCACTTCGCGCCCGCGGTCGCGGCAGGCGCCGACGCGGTGCTCGCGGCATCCGTGTTCCACAATGGAGAACTCACCGTGGGCGACGTCAAGTCGGCCCTCGCCGAAGCCGGAATCGAGGTCCGATGA
- the hisG gene encoding ATP phosphoribosyltransferase, whose amino-acid sequence MLRIAVPNKGTLSETAVEMLREAGYATRRDPKELIVTDARNDVEFFYLRPRDIATYVGSGALDVGITGRDLLLDSHSAAVEIDALDFGASTFRFAGPIGRFASLQDLQGVRVATSYDGLVTEFLAAEGVTATVVRLDGAVESAVRLGVADAVADVVETGSTLRKQGLEIFGPVILESSAVLIAAREGVPGLDTLRRRIQGVMVAHQYVLVDYDLPAALIEEASRITPGLESPTVSPLRDTGWVAVRVMVPRTETNHVMDELYALGARAILVSAIHAARI is encoded by the coding sequence ATGCTGAGAATCGCCGTGCCCAACAAGGGCACGCTGTCGGAGACCGCCGTCGAGATGCTCCGCGAGGCGGGCTATGCGACGCGTCGCGACCCCAAGGAGCTCATCGTCACCGATGCGCGCAACGACGTGGAGTTCTTCTACCTGCGCCCGCGCGACATCGCCACCTACGTCGGCTCGGGGGCGCTCGACGTCGGCATCACGGGCCGCGACCTCCTGCTCGACTCGCACTCCGCCGCCGTCGAGATCGACGCGCTCGACTTCGGCGCCTCGACCTTCCGCTTCGCCGGCCCGATCGGGCGCTTCGCGAGCCTGCAGGACCTCCAGGGGGTGCGCGTCGCGACGAGCTACGACGGTCTCGTGACCGAGTTCCTCGCCGCCGAGGGCGTCACCGCGACGGTCGTGCGTCTCGACGGCGCCGTCGAGTCCGCCGTGCGCCTCGGGGTCGCGGATGCGGTCGCCGACGTCGTGGAGACCGGCAGCACGCTGCGCAAGCAGGGGCTCGAGATCTTCGGGCCCGTCATCCTCGAGTCGTCCGCCGTGCTCATCGCGGCCCGCGAGGGGGTGCCGGGGCTCGACACCCTGCGTCGCCGCATCCAGGGCGTCATGGTCGCGCACCAGTACGTGCTCGTCGACTACGACCTGCCGGCCGCGCTCATCGAGGAGGCGTCCCGCATCACCCCGGGACTCGAGTCGCCGACCGTCTCGCCGCTGCGCGACACGGGCTGGGTGGCGGTGCGCGTCATGGTGCCGCGCACCGAGACCAATCACGTCATGGACGAGCTCTACGCCCTCGGCGCGCGTGCGATCCTCGTGAGCGCCATCCACGCGGCGAGGATCTGA
- a CDS encoding phosphoribosyl-ATP diphosphatase, which produces MKTFDALFEELSAKAVARPEGSRTVAELDAGVHAIGKKIVEEAAEVWMAAEYQSDAETAEEISQLLYHLQVLMIAKGLTLEDISRHL; this is translated from the coding sequence GTGAAGACCTTCGACGCCCTCTTCGAGGAGCTCAGCGCCAAGGCCGTCGCGCGTCCCGAGGGGTCGCGCACCGTCGCGGAGCTCGACGCCGGCGTCCACGCGATCGGCAAGAAGATCGTCGAGGAGGCCGCCGAGGTCTGGATGGCCGCCGAATACCAGTCCGACGCCGAGACGGCGGAGGAGATCTCGCAGCTGCTGTACCACCTGCAGGTGCTCATGATCGCCAAGGGTCTCACGCTCGAGGACATCTCCCGACATCTGTGA
- a CDS encoding FKBP-type peptidyl-prolyl cis-trans isomerase gives MSDKTKPEIDFIEGPAPAELVITDLVVGDGAEAAPGATVDVHYVGVDFETGEQFDASWDRGASIQFPLAGLIKGWQDGIPGMKVGGRRRLVVPPAQAYGPAGSGHRLSGRTLVFVIDLLGVR, from the coding sequence ATGAGCGACAAGACCAAGCCCGAGATCGACTTCATCGAGGGCCCGGCGCCCGCCGAGCTCGTCATCACCGACCTCGTGGTCGGCGACGGTGCCGAGGCCGCGCCAGGCGCGACCGTCGACGTCCACTACGTCGGTGTCGACTTCGAGACGGGCGAGCAGTTCGACGCGAGCTGGGATCGCGGCGCGTCGATCCAGTTCCCGCTCGCCGGTCTCATCAAGGGCTGGCAGGACGGCATCCCCGGGATGAAGGTGGGCGGCCGCCGCCGGCTCGTCGTGCCGCCCGCACAGGCCTACGGCCCTGCCGGATCCGGCCATCGGCTCAGCGGACGCACCCTCGTCTTCGTGATCGACCTGCTGGGCGTGCGCTGA
- the rpe gene encoding ribulose-phosphate 3-epimerase, whose protein sequence is MTARIQPSILSADFANLQSELERVGTADGVHVDVMDNHFVPNLTFGPRMVEALQRVSALPLDVHLMITDADRWAPGYAELGVFSVTFHAEAAQDPVALARRIRQIGSRVALALKPGTAVDPYLELLPEFDQVLVMTVEPGFGGQAFMADMMPKLRTLRAAAERHGIELWLQVDGGIAPETIGIAAEAGADTFVAGSSVYGAADPDAAIAALRETAAAVHRHG, encoded by the coding sequence GTGACCGCGCGCATCCAGCCCAGCATCCTGTCCGCCGATTTCGCCAATCTGCAGTCGGAGCTCGAGCGCGTCGGCACGGCGGACGGCGTGCACGTGGATGTCATGGACAACCACTTCGTGCCCAATCTCACCTTCGGCCCGCGGATGGTCGAGGCGCTGCAGCGCGTCTCGGCGCTGCCGCTCGACGTGCATCTCATGATCACGGACGCGGACCGCTGGGCGCCCGGTTACGCGGAGCTCGGGGTGTTCTCGGTGACCTTCCACGCCGAGGCCGCCCAGGACCCGGTGGCGCTCGCCCGGCGCATCCGGCAGATCGGCTCCCGCGTCGCCCTCGCCCTCAAACCCGGCACCGCTGTCGATCCGTACCTCGAGCTGCTGCCGGAGTTCGACCAGGTGCTCGTCATGACCGTCGAGCCCGGCTTCGGCGGGCAGGCCTTCATGGCCGACATGATGCCGAAGCTGCGCACCCTGCGCGCCGCGGCGGAGCGCCACGGCATCGAGTTGTGGCTGCAGGTGGACGGCGGCATCGCCCCGGAGACGATCGGCATCGCGGCCGAGGCCGGCGCCGACACCTTCGTGGCCGGTTCCAGCGTCTACGGAGCAGCCGACCCGGACGCCGCGATCGCCGCACTGCGGGAGACGGCGGCCGCGGTCCACCGGCACGGCTGA
- a CDS encoding RsmB/NOP family class I SAM-dependent RNA methyltransferase — protein sequence MSRVQPARQLAVEVLAAVRESDAYANLLLPARIREARLDGADAGFATELVYGTLRMQGYYDAVIADAARRPVSRIDPPVLDILRLGAHQLLSMRVPAYAVSDESVELVRRARVSSAAGFVNGVLRTIARRSGEGWRERVLADRHGSDRLAVEYSHPVWIVDAVRAALALEGAADELAELLAADNASPQLAFAALPGLQDPDVLIADPDSPFSTGVVSPIALRSAGGDPARIPEVAAGRVRVQDEGSQLAALALSRARPVRAGERWLDLCAGPGGKAAVLAAEAALGGARLLANELVPARAGLVRNAFAVFGEAAPEVVVGDGRRFGAAGERFDRILLDAPCTGLGALRRRPEARWRKSPSDLSELVALQAQLLDAAVGALAPGGLLAYVTCSPHPAETREQVDAALARHHALRTVDTAAVVTGIARAPLGLPPAPSAQLWPHRHGTDAMFIQLLTRVEA from the coding sequence GTGAGCAGGGTCCAACCCGCGCGTCAGCTCGCCGTCGAGGTCCTGGCGGCGGTGCGGGAGAGCGACGCCTACGCGAACCTGCTGCTGCCCGCGCGGATCCGTGAGGCGCGGCTGGATGGCGCGGATGCCGGGTTCGCCACCGAGCTCGTCTACGGCACCTTGCGCATGCAGGGCTACTACGACGCGGTGATCGCGGACGCCGCGCGTCGCCCGGTGTCGCGGATCGATCCCCCCGTGCTCGACATCCTGCGGCTCGGCGCGCACCAGCTGCTGTCGATGCGCGTCCCCGCGTACGCGGTGTCCGACGAGTCGGTGGAGCTGGTCCGGCGTGCCCGGGTGTCGTCGGCGGCGGGTTTCGTGAACGGGGTGCTGCGCACCATCGCGCGCCGTTCGGGCGAGGGGTGGCGGGAGCGGGTGCTCGCGGACCGCCACGGGAGCGACCGTTTGGCCGTCGAATACTCGCATCCGGTCTGGATCGTCGACGCCGTGCGCGCCGCCCTCGCCCTCGAGGGCGCCGCCGACGAGCTGGCCGAGCTTCTCGCCGCCGACAACGCGTCACCGCAACTGGCCTTCGCCGCGTTGCCCGGCCTGCAGGATCCCGACGTTCTGATCGCGGACCCGGACAGCCCGTTCTCGACGGGTGTCGTCTCGCCGATCGCGCTCCGGAGCGCGGGCGGGGATCCCGCCCGCATCCCCGAGGTCGCGGCCGGGCGGGTGCGCGTGCAGGACGAGGGCTCGCAACTCGCCGCGCTCGCCCTGAGCCGCGCACGCCCGGTCCGGGCAGGCGAGCGCTGGCTGGATCTGTGCGCCGGGCCGGGCGGGAAGGCCGCCGTCCTCGCCGCGGAGGCGGCTCTCGGCGGGGCCCGGCTGCTCGCGAACGAGCTCGTCCCGGCGCGCGCGGGGCTCGTGCGCAACGCCTTCGCCGTGTTCGGCGAGGCGGCACCCGAGGTGGTGGTGGGCGACGGGCGACGTTTCGGCGCAGCGGGGGAGCGCTTCGACCGGATCCTCCTCGACGCCCCCTGCACGGGCCTCGGCGCGCTCCGCCGGCGTCCGGAGGCGCGCTGGCGCAAGTCGCCGAGCGATCTGTCCGAGTTGGTGGCCCTCCAGGCCCAGTTGCTCGACGCGGCCGTCGGCGCCCTTGCCCCGGGTGGCCTCCTCGCCTATGTGACCTGCTCGCCCCATCCGGCCGAGACCCGCGAGCAGGTGGACGCCGCGCTGGCCAGGCACCACGCGCTGCGCACGGTCGACACCGCGGCCGTCGTGACCGGGATCGCGCGCGCGCCGCTCGGGCTGCCCCCCGCGCCGTCTGCGCAGCTGTGGCCGCACCGCCACGGCACCGACGCCATGTTCATCCAACTGCTCACTAGGGTCGAGGCGTGA
- the fmt gene encoding methionyl-tRNA formyltransferase, which yields MRIVFAGSPAAAVPSLRALLDGPHEVVAVVTREDAPVGRKRVLTPTPVAQLAEAAGVPVIRANRVSAVEDELLALDAELGVVVAYGGLIREPVLSAPRYGWINLHFSALPRWRGAAPVQHAIIAGDEATAAAVFQLVPELDAGPVFAQRPVAIGRVETAGHLLASLSESGAELLSVVVDDIAAGRAIARPQEGEVTLAPKLTLDDARLDWTRPARRIDSRIRGVTPEPGATTVLDGERFKIHEAAIAHGAPALPPGLVTLRDGAVQVGTGTDPIQLVTVQPAGKRAMPAIDWWRGRPAARPTEFS from the coding sequence CTGCGCATCGTGTTCGCCGGAAGCCCCGCCGCCGCGGTGCCGAGCCTTCGAGCGCTTCTGGACGGGCCCCACGAGGTGGTCGCGGTCGTCACGCGCGAGGATGCGCCGGTCGGCCGCAAGCGCGTGCTCACCCCGACGCCCGTGGCGCAGCTCGCCGAAGCGGCGGGGGTGCCGGTCATCCGCGCGAATCGCGTGTCGGCGGTCGAGGACGAGCTGCTCGCCCTGGATGCCGAGCTGGGTGTCGTGGTCGCGTACGGCGGGCTCATCCGGGAGCCCGTGCTGAGCGCTCCGCGATACGGCTGGATCAACCTGCACTTCTCCGCGCTGCCGCGCTGGCGCGGCGCGGCCCCGGTGCAGCACGCGATCATCGCGGGGGACGAGGCCACGGCCGCGGCCGTGTTCCAGCTGGTCCCCGAGCTCGATGCCGGTCCCGTGTTCGCGCAGCGGCCGGTGGCGATCGGCCGGGTCGAGACCGCCGGACACCTGCTGGCCTCGCTCAGCGAGTCGGGCGCCGAGCTGTTGAGCGTCGTGGTCGACGACATCGCCGCCGGACGCGCGATCGCCCGCCCGCAGGAGGGCGAGGTCACCCTCGCGCCGAAACTGACCCTCGACGACGCGCGCCTCGACTGGACTCGGCCCGCCCGCCGCATCGACTCCCGCATCCGCGGGGTCACCCCCGAGCCGGGTGCGACGACCGTGCTCGACGGCGAGCGGTTCAAGATCCACGAGGCCGCCATCGCGCACGGGGCCCCCGCGCTGCCGCCAGGTCTCGTGACGCTGCGCGATGGGGCCGTCCAGGTGGGGACCGGCACCGATCCGATCCAGCTGGTCACGGTGCAGCCGGCGGGCAAGCGGGCCATGCCGGCCATCGACTGGTGGCGCGGACGGCCGGCAGCGCGGCCGACGGAGTTCTCGTGA
- a CDS encoding primosomal protein N', translating into MPAVPAPPTIARVILDTPLPQLDRLLDYRIPAGMEGVVPGVRVSVPLRSAQRMAQGFVVELAVQQEHPGPLSDVEALVSSAEVLRPEVWRLARAVADRAAGSAIDVLRLAIPKRQVRVEKSWLAARARGAVEPAPLETRPTRVDGYRDSDIVELLAGGRVALAVDPGVVSQAGVWVGRWAVALAQLAARTVAEGASAILVAPDHRDARQLEAALAALLPDDRMVRYDSAQSDAERYRGMLRAMGSSPVVILGNRSAVYAPATRLGLLAVWNDGDPLLHEPLTPYVHARDAALVRQEQQGGALVFAGHTRTTEVQRLVELGWLGELGPERPRRARVVATAHAPGAASDEHARIPSLAWREASAALASGPVLVQVARPGYAPGLRCAECGTPARCRRCGGPLQQTRVAAAPTCLWCGVAEPGWRCVECRASRLTRVGAGTTRTADELGRAFPGTRVVVADGEHRVLEVDERPALVVATRGAEPIAARGYRAVLLLDGERMVARETLRIAEDCLRWWADAAALAADGAPVMLVGVGGRLAAALSTGNVTAFAQAELADRRALGFPPAMRVATLEGLPDAVAAARAALPAGAEVIGERAVEGRSRAIIRFDYAAGAAVARAVRAEVVRQAASRRKPVPGAPRTGRAPLPLRAHFDDPAPFEES; encoded by the coding sequence ATGCCGGCGGTCCCGGCCCCGCCGACGATCGCGCGCGTCATCCTCGACACCCCGCTCCCGCAGCTGGATCGGCTGCTCGACTACCGCATCCCCGCCGGGATGGAGGGGGTCGTGCCCGGTGTGCGGGTGAGCGTGCCGCTGCGGAGCGCCCAGCGGATGGCCCAGGGTTTCGTGGTCGAGCTCGCCGTACAGCAGGAGCACCCCGGGCCGCTCAGCGACGTCGAGGCGCTCGTCTCCTCCGCCGAGGTGCTGCGCCCCGAGGTGTGGCGGCTCGCGCGCGCCGTCGCCGATCGCGCCGCAGGGTCGGCGATCGACGTGCTGCGCCTCGCGATCCCGAAACGCCAGGTGCGCGTGGAGAAGAGCTGGCTCGCCGCGCGCGCGCGGGGCGCGGTCGAACCGGCGCCGCTCGAGACCCGCCCGACGCGGGTCGACGGCTACCGCGACTCCGACATCGTCGAGTTGCTCGCGGGCGGCCGTGTCGCCCTCGCCGTCGACCCCGGGGTCGTGTCGCAGGCGGGCGTCTGGGTGGGGCGCTGGGCGGTCGCGCTCGCGCAGCTCGCCGCCCGCACGGTCGCCGAGGGCGCCTCCGCGATCCTCGTCGCACCCGATCATCGCGATGCCCGGCAACTGGAGGCCGCCCTCGCGGCGCTGCTGCCCGACGACCGGATGGTGCGCTACGACTCCGCGCAGAGCGACGCCGAACGCTACCGCGGCATGCTCCGCGCGATGGGGTCCTCGCCCGTCGTCATCCTGGGCAACCGCTCGGCCGTGTACGCCCCCGCGACGCGCCTCGGGCTGCTCGCGGTGTGGAACGACGGCGACCCCCTGCTGCACGAGCCCCTGACGCCGTACGTGCATGCGCGCGACGCCGCCCTGGTCCGCCAGGAGCAGCAGGGCGGTGCGCTCGTCTTCGCCGGTCACACCCGCACGACCGAGGTGCAGCGTCTCGTCGAGCTCGGCTGGCTCGGCGAACTCGGCCCAGAACGACCGCGCCGCGCGCGCGTCGTGGCGACCGCGCACGCGCCGGGTGCGGCGTCCGACGAGCACGCGCGCATCCCGAGTCTCGCTTGGCGGGAGGCGTCGGCAGCGCTCGCGAGCGGCCCGGTGCTCGTGCAGGTGGCGCGACCGGGCTACGCCCCGGGTCTGCGCTGCGCGGAGTGCGGGACGCCGGCGCGCTGTCGACGCTGCGGCGGGCCCCTGCAGCAGACACGGGTGGCCGCGGCGCCCACCTGCCTGTGGTGCGGGGTCGCCGAGCCCGGGTGGCGCTGTGTCGAGTGCCGCGCCTCGCGCCTCACCCGGGTGGGTGCGGGCACCACGCGCACCGCGGACGAGCTGGGCCGCGCGTTCCCCGGCACGCGGGTCGTCGTCGCGGACGGCGAGCACCGCGTGCTCGAGGTGGATGAGCGACCGGCGCTCGTCGTCGCGACCCGCGGCGCCGAGCCGATCGCGGCGCGGGGGTATCGCGCCGTGCTGCTGCTCGACGGCGAGCGGATGGTCGCCCGCGAGACGCTGCGGATCGCCGAGGACTGCCTGCGTTGGTGGGCCGACGCGGCGGCCCTCGCGGCGGATGGCGCACCGGTGATGCTCGTGGGTGTCGGCGGACGTCTCGCCGCGGCCCTGTCGACGGGCAATGTCACGGCCTTCGCGCAGGCGGAGCTGGCCGATCGGCGTGCACTGGGCTTCCCGCCCGCCATGCGCGTCGCGACCCTCGAGGGCTTGCCCGACGCCGTGGCCGCCGCGCGTGCCGCCTTGCCCGCGGGCGCCGAGGTGATCGGCGAGCGTGCCGTCGAGGGGCGTTCGCGGGCGATCATCCGCTTCGACTACGCGGCGGGGGCGGCCGTGGCCCGCGCGGTGCGCGCCGAGGTCGTGCGGCAGGCCGCGAGTCGCCGCAAACCGGTGCCGGGAGCTCCGCGCACCGGGCGGGCGCCGCTGCCGTTGCGTGCGCACTTCGACGATCCCGCGCCGTTCGAGGAGTCTTGA
- the metK gene encoding methionine adenosyltransferase: MSSSLRLFTSESVTEGHPDKLCDQVSDSILDALLTVDPHARVAVETLVTTGLVHVAGEVSTTGYVEIPQLVRKTITDIGYNSSDVWFDGRSCGVSVSIGGQSPDIAQGVDDAFETREGSSVDDLDRQGAGDQGIMFGYATRETPELMPLPIWLAHRLAERLSEVRHRGEVDYLRPDGKTQVTVGYDGVVPRSIEAIVLSAQHSPKVSNEQLRSELLELVVRPVLERAGLPWEQAARYINPTGRFEIGGPQGDAGLTGRKIIVDTYGGASRHGGGAFSGKDPSKVDRSAAYAMRWVAKNAVAAGLADRLEVQIAYAIGKAAPVGLYVETFGTGALPDEAITKAIREVFDLRPAAIIRDLELLRPIYAKTAAYGHFGRELPEFSWERLDRVDELRTAAGL; encoded by the coding sequence GTGAGCTCCTCTCTGCGCCTGTTCACCTCGGAATCCGTCACGGAAGGGCACCCCGACAAGCTCTGCGACCAGGTGAGCGACTCGATCCTCGACGCGCTGCTCACCGTCGACCCGCACGCGCGGGTGGCGGTCGAGACCCTGGTCACGACGGGGCTCGTGCACGTCGCGGGGGAGGTCTCCACGACGGGCTACGTCGAGATCCCGCAACTCGTGCGCAAGACGATCACCGACATCGGCTACAACTCCTCGGACGTCTGGTTCGACGGGCGCTCCTGCGGGGTGTCGGTGTCGATCGGCGGGCAGTCGCCCGACATCGCCCAGGGCGTCGACGACGCGTTCGAGACCCGCGAGGGATCGAGTGTCGACGACCTCGATCGTCAGGGTGCCGGCGACCAGGGCATCATGTTCGGCTACGCGACGCGCGAGACCCCCGAGCTCATGCCGTTGCCGATCTGGCTCGCGCACCGCCTCGCGGAACGGCTCAGCGAGGTGCGTCATCGCGGCGAGGTGGATTACCTGCGCCCCGACGGCAAGACCCAGGTCACGGTCGGATACGACGGCGTCGTCCCGAGGTCGATCGAGGCGATCGTGCTGTCCGCACAGCATTCGCCGAAGGTCTCGAACGAGCAGCTGCGCTCCGAGCTCCTGGAGCTCGTCGTGCGCCCCGTGCTCGAGCGCGCCGGACTCCCCTGGGAGCAGGCGGCCCGCTACATCAACCCGACAGGCCGTTTCGAGATCGGCGGACCGCAGGGCGATGCCGGTCTCACCGGTCGCAAGATCATCGTCGACACCTACGGCGGGGCGTCTCGTCACGGCGGCGGGGCCTTCTCGGGCAAGGACCCGTCGAAGGTGGACCGGTCGGCGGCCTACGCGATGCGCTGGGTCGCGAAGAACGCGGTCGCCGCGGGGCTCGCCGATCGGCTCGAGGTGCAGATCGCCTACGCGATCGGCAAGGCCGCACCCGTCGGGCTCTACGTCGAGACCTTCGGCACGGGCGCGCTGCCGGATGAGGCGATCACGAAGGCGATTCGCGAGGTGTTCGACCTGCGCCCCGCTGCGATCATCCGCGACCTCGAACTGCTGCGCCCGATCTACGCCAAGACCGCCGCCTACGGGCACTTCGGCCGCGAGCTGCCCGAGTTCAGCTGGGAGCGTCTCGACCGCGTCGACGAGCTCCGCACCGCCGCCGGGCTCTGA
- the coaBC gene encoding bifunctional phosphopantothenoylcysteine decarboxylase/phosphopantothenate--cysteine ligase CoaBC, producing MTEALRIVVGISGGIAAYKAVGVAREFVLRGHDVHIVATPAALRFVGRPTLEAISRNPVETELFDGVAEVRHVALGQSADLIVVAPATANTIAKLAAGLADDLLGTTILASTAPLVVAPAMHTEMWANPATRDNIATLERRGVHVVGPASGQLTGNDSGPGRMSEPVEIVDAALAVVRPRDLLGRRVLVTAGGTREPLDPVRFIGNRSSGRQGVAIAAAAAARGAEVVLVAAHLEIPAPQGVTVREVGTARELRETVLAEGATADVVVMAAAVADYRPETVADAKIKKEAQGEELVLRLVRNPDILSELTATPGRDGRTVIGFAAETEPDRDALLALGRAKAARKGVDLLVVNRVGWTEGFATESNAIVVVSKGGDIVTEASGSKRQVADAILDLLP from the coding sequence ATGACCGAGGCGTTGCGGATCGTCGTCGGCATCTCCGGCGGCATCGCCGCCTACAAGGCCGTCGGAGTGGCGCGTGAGTTCGTGCTGCGCGGGCACGACGTGCACATCGTCGCGACCCCGGCGGCTCTGCGATTCGTGGGCCGCCCGACGCTCGAGGCGATCAGCCGCAACCCGGTCGAGACGGAACTGTTCGACGGTGTCGCCGAGGTGCGGCACGTGGCCCTCGGCCAGTCGGCGGATCTGATCGTGGTCGCCCCGGCGACCGCGAACACGATCGCGAAGCTCGCGGCCGGCCTCGCCGACGACCTGCTCGGCACCACGATCCTCGCCTCGACGGCGCCGCTCGTCGTCGCCCCCGCGATGCACACGGAGATGTGGGCGAACCCGGCCACCCGCGACAACATCGCGACTCTCGAGCGCAGGGGGGTCCACGTCGTCGGCCCCGCGTCCGGGCAGTTGACCGGGAACGACAGCGGTCCGGGACGCATGTCGGAGCCGGTGGAGATCGTGGATGCCGCCCTCGCGGTCGTCCGGCCGCGCGATCTCCTCGGGCGGCGGGTGCTCGTCACCGCCGGCGGCACGCGCGAGCCGCTCGACCCGGTGCGCTTCATCGGCAACCGCTCGAGCGGCCGACAGGGCGTCGCGATCGCCGCGGCGGCGGCCGCCCGCGGCGCGGAGGTCGTGCTCGTCGCGGCGCACCTCGAGATCCCGGCGCCGCAAGGCGTGACGGTGCGCGAGGTGGGCACCGCGCGGGAACTGCGCGAGACCGTGCTCGCGGAGGGCGCGACAGCGGATGTCGTCGTCATGGCGGCGGCGGTCGCCGACTACCGCCCCGAGACCGTCGCCGACGCCAAGATCAAGAAGGAGGCGCAGGGGGAGGAGCTCGTGCTGCGCCTCGTCCGCAACCCCGACATCCTCTCCGAGCTCACCGCGACGCCGGGGCGCGACGGCAGGACCGTGATCGGCTTCGCCGCCGAGACCGAGCCCGACCGCGACGCGCTCCTGGCGCTCGGACGCGCGAAGGCCGCACGCAAGGGCGTCGACCTTCTCGTCGTCAACAGGGTCGGCTGGACCGAGGGTTTCGCCACGGAGAGCAACGCCATCGTCGTGGTGTCGAAGGGCGGCGATATAGTGACCGAGGCGAGCGGAAGCAAGCGCCAGGTCGCGGACGCGATCCTGGATCTGCTTCCCTGA
- the rpoZ gene encoding DNA-directed RNA polymerase subunit omega has translation MADNKGIIDPPIDELLSKVDSKYQLVIFASKRARQINDYYADLHEGSLFDNVGPLVDSTIDDKPLSVALHEINEDKLVLTPLAE, from the coding sequence ATGGCCGACAACAAGGGCATCATCGACCCGCCCATCGACGAACTGCTGTCGAAGGTCGACTCGAAGTACCAGCTGGTGATCTTCGCCTCGAAGCGCGCGCGCCAGATCAACGACTACTACGCGGACCTCCACGAGGGCTCGCTCTTCGACAACGTGGGGCCGCTCGTCGACTCCACGATCGACGACAAGCCGCTGTCGGTGGCGCTCCACGAGATCAACGAGGACAAGCTCGTCCTCACGCCGCTCGCCGAGTAG